The sequence TGGCAGCATCCGCTTATCAGTATGGGGCGGTTACCGCCTGCGAGGACCATGAACGTCTCGGACGTCCCGTCCGCCTCGGTCGGAGGGGTCAGGAACAGATGTTTGCTTATCTGCGTCCATCCCGTTACATCCTTCCTCTCGGCCTTGGACTCCGTTCTTTTTGTGAATGATATGCCGTCCTTCGACAGCGGACCCCTGCCGCCCCATGCCTCGGTCGGCGCGTAGATGGGTACCGGCCCGCTTCTGGCGTCGAGGAGCGCGCTTATCGCCCTCGCATGGTCTGCGTGGCCATGGGACACGACGACCCTGGATATCGAATCGGCCCCTATCCCGAGGTGCTCCATGTTGTGGATCAGATATCTCCCGCGGAGCCCGGTTCCGAACAGCGTGCGCTCGCCGTCGACATCGATCATAACCGAAAAGCCCTTGGCGCCGATGTACGGCGTGTTGGGTTGCGAACCTTCATTGTATATGCATAGCACGCTCGCCTTCATGTCCCCGTAATTAACATTGCGTTGAAAAAGGTTTCAGCGACGGAACATGCGATTCGGTATGTCCTCGCATACCCTGCGGACGTTCTCTTCGGTCATCCCGCCATTAGCCAGCATCGCCTTGATGCGTTTAGGCACAGTATTTACGGACATGCGCGCCCCAGGCTTCTCGGGGTCGTCGTAATAATCGGTCTCCACCATGAAACGGTCCGATCCTTTGGAGAGCGCTTCGCGTATGTTTTCCCTCGATGCGGGAATCGACGGCATCACTCCGAATGTCTCGTCGTCCGTTACGAACGGAGGGGACGAATGCTTTATGACCATCCCGGGATCCAGGCCGGCCTTCCTGGCTATATCCGAGAGCGAGCGGTTCGTTCCGATCGTGCCGGCCTCGCTGTGTATTATTACCGGGCAACTGTTCTCTTTCGCAATCCCCATCCCGGCCTGCAGCACCGTGTTGGACGCATCCCATATCTCTTCCGAGACGGAAAAGTGGGGCCTTCCTATCTCGCCTATGGCCTGTGCTTTTCCTTCCGCCACAGCGCGGCCTGCGATCTCCATGCCTTCTATCATGGCCTCGGTCGCCGTCCTTATCCCGTATTTATCCGCCAATCCGAGCAGAATTATAGGATATGGTCCCACGGCCGTGTTGATCTGGAGACCGGTAGCATCCCTGGCCATCGACGCCATCCTGTATGTTATTTCGAACGATTCGGCGAAGTCTTTTCCATTTTCGATCTGCACCTCTGCATATGGGAGGGTGATCAGCGTCAGTCCCGTACCGCCCGCCGTTTCGAATTCGCGGATCGCCTCCACATTTCGTCCCGAGGGGCTCATATGTATGTGATTATCATAGATTGGGACCTTTTCGGCCATATTTGCAGAGCTACGGACAAATAATTATACGTTCCCCGTGCTAGCAGAGGATATGGACAGGGACTCCCGGTTCCTCCTGAAGTGTTTCAGGAAGTACTACAAGGAAAACACGCCGATGTTGCCCGACCGTTTCACACGCAGGGAGTTCGGCTTCATGTTCTTCGACAGGAACATGATGCAGAGGCACATGGGGTTCGTCAACGCTGAAGACCTGCGCAGGTTTATGGCGTCCAACGTCCCGGCCCATAGCTACTATTCCACCGCTTACTACAGGAAGCCGTCCGCACCCACCATGGAAGAGAAGGAGTGGCTAGGCGCCGAGCTGATCTTCGATCTGGACGCCGACCATCTTGTCGGAGCGGAGAACATGACGTATCCGACCATGATGCGCCAGATCAGAAGCGAGATGATCGGCCTGTGCGACTCTTTCCTCATGGGCGACCTGGGTTTTGACGAAAAGGACGTCCATCTTACGTTTTCCGGAGGAAGAGGATATCATGCCCACGTCATGATGCCCGATGTTCTGACCCTTGGCTCCCATGAGCGCAGGGAGGTCGTAGATTATGTCCTGGGTTCGGGACTGGATATAGATTGGGTTTTTCCATATAATCAGGTCGCCACTTCCCGCATGGCCGTTAACGGCGGCGTCAGGACGAACGTTGCGAGGGACCGCCTTGTCCCATCAGAGAATTCCGGAGGATGGAAGAAGAGGATGAGGAACGGCCTGATGGACGTTGTCAACGACTTCTGCGACCTTGACGCCAAGACTTTGCGTTCGAACTATCCTTCGATTAAGAAGAGCCAGTACAGCACCGTGGAGAAGGTTCAGGAGGATGTGCTGCGCTCAAGGAAGGTCATCTTTGACAAAAACACCATGGCCACCATGGGAAAGACCTCGCAGGAGATGTTGGTAAAGATAATGGACCAGGACATGAGGCCGCGCCTCAGCGGAGAGGTCGACGCTCCGGTCACCTCGGACGTGAAGAGGCTGATACGCCTTCCGGGCTCCATACACGGAAAGGGCGGACTGAGGGTCACCCCGCTGACACGCGAAGAGCTTACGGACTTCGAACCCCTCGACCTGGCCGTCCCGGACGAATATTCCGATGATCCTGTGGACATCACCGTCAAAAAACCGGTGGACCTGACGATCAAGGGGGAACGCTTTTCGCTTGAAGGGGAGACCGAGGTGCCCGAGTTCGCCGCTGTTTTCCTGATCGGAAGAAGGTTCGCCCAGTTCGGGAAGGTTTCCGAACTTCCGGATGTTTTATTCTGATCCGAAACAGCAGCATCTGCGGACCCGTATGACTTCGAATCCGTTCGATGTCAGCCAATCTTCGGTCTCCTGGGACATGTTGGCTATTTTTCTTACTCCCAGTTCGATGCATTTCCTCTCCAGGTTCCTCATCCTGCGGTCCCGCATGCATCCCAGGGTGACAGACAACCCCATGTCCAATAACGTTTCCGCGGCATCGGTCACTTCTTTTTCCGAAACATGATGATTTTCGAATGGCGTTTCCCTGGTCGGCACCAGTGCCAGCAATATGACCTGAGTTATGCCTCTGTTTATTGCCAACTCGGCGCTTTTTATAAGGTCGCGATCGCCGAAACCGGATGTGAGGTGCGGAACCGGGGTTCCGCCCGCAAGCAATATCGCATCTATTGTACGTTCATACACTTCGGGACCTGGCAGATTGAATACGTTTGCGATCAATTCCGGGTCCTGATGCAAATCCACGGAGAACCTGGACACGCCGGAGGATACCAGAAGCTCCGCATCTTCACGACCGATGATGCCCGGGTGTACGTTAACCATAAGACCCAGGTCCGATATATTCCTGATCGTCGAAGCGAAAGGCGCAAGAGGCACCCGGCCGTCCCGGAGGCTTCCTCCGCTTACGAGGATGCCTTCGCCTCCCCTCGCCCTGACTTCGTTAGCAATTTCCAAAAGTCTTCCGGGATCGCCGGCGGGAA comes from Methanomassiliicoccaceae archaeon and encodes:
- a CDS encoding radical SAM protein, which produces MGNPDGVVANFSPGTSFPAVSVTGVGCELMCAHCMGRHLCGMIPAGDPGRLLEIANEVRARGGEGILVSGGSLRDGRVPLAPFASTIRNISDLGLMVNVHPGIIGREDAELLVSSGVSRFSVDLHQDPELIANVFNLPGPEVYERTIDAILLAGGTPVPHLTSGFGDRDLIKSAELAINRGITQVILLALVPTRETPFENHHVSEKEVTDAAETLLDMGLSVTLGCMRDRRMRNLERKCIELGVRKIANMSQETEDWLTSNGFEVIRVRRCCCFGSE
- the priS gene encoding DNA primase catalytic subunit PriS; its protein translation is MDRDSRFLLKCFRKYYKENTPMLPDRFTRREFGFMFFDRNMMQRHMGFVNAEDLRRFMASNVPAHSYYSTAYYRKPSAPTMEEKEWLGAELIFDLDADHLVGAENMTYPTMMRQIRSEMIGLCDSFLMGDLGFDEKDVHLTFSGGRGYHAHVMMPDVLTLGSHERREVVDYVLGSGLDIDWVFPYNQVATSRMAVNGGVRTNVARDRLVPSENSGGWKKRMRNGLMDVVNDFCDLDAKTLRSNYPSIKKSQYSTVEKVQEDVLRSRKVIFDKNTMATMGKTSQEMLVKIMDQDMRPRLSGEVDAPVTSDVKRLIRLPGSIHGKGGLRVTPLTREELTDFEPLDLAVPDEYSDDPVDITVKKPVDLTIKGERFSLEGETEVPEFAAVFLIGRRFAQFGKVSELPDVLF
- a CDS encoding MBL fold metallo-hydrolase; translation: MKASVLCIYNEGSQPNTPYIGAKGFSVMIDVDGERTLFGTGLRGRYLIHNMEHLGIGADSISRVVVSHGHADHARAISALLDARSGPVPIYAPTEAWGGRGPLSKDGISFTKRTESKAERKDVTGWTQISKHLFLTPPTEADGTSETFMVLAGGNRPILISGCCHCGIDSVLETVREKFGDYPRALIGGLHLEKAPKEIAYATAEKLRDTECQELYLNHCTGPKGALRIREKLSLYGVKEYNVGDKLEYELGLI
- a CDS encoding TatD family hydrolase, translated to MAEKVPIYDNHIHMSPSGRNVEAIREFETAGGTGLTLITLPYAEVQIENGKDFAESFEITYRMASMARDATGLQINTAVGPYPIILLGLADKYGIRTATEAMIEGMEIAGRAVAEGKAQAIGEIGRPHFSVSEEIWDASNTVLQAGMGIAKENSCPVIIHSEAGTIGTNRSLSDIARKAGLDPGMVIKHSSPPFVTDDETFGVMPSIPASRENIREALSKGSDRFMVETDYYDDPEKPGARMSVNTVPKRIKAMLANGGMTEENVRRVCEDIPNRMFRR